A region of Asticcacaulis excentricus DNA encodes the following proteins:
- a CDS encoding TonB-dependent receptor, whose translation MKRGLVYGAAAAGLLAGLALATAVQAQEATQTAQAAPATAEKDAKPGEAIEEITVTASKSAGTRIDRRVYDIKTDPQATTGQLSDVLSKVPSVTVTPDDKVLLRGDSGVTIWVDGKPPAEGKQVLRMLPASEIERIEVITNPSAQYAAATSKGIINIITKKPRGKVVRRGSASLWAHSRDRYGATLSYDDGKGPWSWGLNLSANGGPTKNRSFTTRDYINAQGQVTGRLREEGINIGDNEWRNVGLRGGYKLGPRSSLKLKVRQSEASWTGNNLTAYDDSAEGMTRERAYEPWFLRLWAYELNYTFADDKGERLTVEVSDELNHTRDSTLYAYMGASTGTNRVSDIQRDHGQEIKADYEKPLGGNKLLSAGFDWQRQRLRMARSLDSDMPGLIDYDSRFAGRETTAAAYVTLQWPLSGKWTAMPGLRVEDRRRDIAGRRGGETEWFPSLHLSRAWGEDGKIRLSYSRRLDPINLGQYDPQILRGSLTWAQSGNPDLALVLVNSLEASYDWEHKDSLWGASLFMREASNAIENVNTLIDGEVILSRPVNRGQTQYAGFDVNWRFPVKRLPGKGRWSQSGSASFTRNRSEAIEAGGPREATFWMVKPMLQYDGPKRAGLSGDQYQFSATVMQNRGLQSRSGVNWSTEISWSHPLNKKLTLVATGTNLLGPQSNESRTVTARYRTQAEQFYYGRAVKLALNYKFGN comes from the coding sequence ATGAAGAGAGGCTTGGTTTATGGGGCGGCCGCCGCCGGGCTGCTGGCGGGATTGGCGCTGGCGACGGCGGTTCAGGCGCAAGAGGCCACGCAAACCGCTCAAGCGGCGCCTGCCACCGCTGAAAAAGACGCCAAACCCGGCGAAGCCATCGAAGAAATCACCGTCACCGCCAGCAAAAGCGCCGGCACGCGCATCGACCGTCGCGTCTATGACATTAAGACCGACCCGCAGGCGACCACCGGGCAATTGAGCGATGTGTTGTCCAAGGTGCCCTCGGTCACCGTCACCCCCGATGACAAGGTTCTTCTGCGCGGCGACTCCGGTGTGACCATCTGGGTCGATGGCAAGCCTCCGGCGGAGGGCAAGCAGGTGCTGCGTATGCTGCCGGCATCGGAGATCGAGCGCATTGAGGTCATCACCAACCCTTCGGCCCAGTACGCGGCGGCCACCAGCAAAGGCATTATCAATATCATCACCAAAAAGCCGCGCGGTAAGGTCGTGCGCAGAGGGTCTGCCTCGCTCTGGGCGCACTCGCGTGATCGCTATGGGGCCACTCTCAGCTATGACGACGGCAAGGGGCCGTGGTCGTGGGGGCTGAACCTGTCTGCCAATGGCGGCCCGACGAAAAATCGCTCGTTTACCACACGTGACTATATCAACGCGCAGGGGCAGGTGACGGGCCGTCTGCGCGAAGAAGGCATCAATATCGGTGACAACGAATGGCGCAATGTCGGTTTGCGCGGGGGCTACAAGCTGGGGCCGCGCAGTTCACTGAAGCTGAAGGTTCGGCAAAGTGAGGCCAGTTGGACCGGCAATAACCTGACGGCCTATGACGACAGCGCCGAAGGGATGACGCGTGAACGCGCCTATGAGCCGTGGTTCCTGCGCCTGTGGGCTTACGAACTGAACTACACCTTTGCCGATGACAAAGGGGAACGCCTGACAGTCGAGGTGAGCGACGAACTGAACCATACGCGCGATTCCACGCTCTATGCGTACATGGGCGCGAGTACGGGCACCAATCGCGTCAGCGATATTCAGCGAGACCATGGGCAGGAGATCAAGGCCGATTACGAGAAGCCGCTGGGGGGTAACAAACTGCTCAGTGCCGGTTTCGACTGGCAGAGACAGAGGCTGCGTATGGCGCGATCACTCGACAGCGATATGCCGGGACTGATCGACTACGACAGCCGCTTTGCCGGGCGCGAAACAACGGCCGCGGCCTATGTGACCCTGCAGTGGCCCCTGTCGGGCAAGTGGACGGCCATGCCGGGTCTGCGTGTCGAAGATCGCCGCCGCGATATTGCCGGGCGGCGGGGCGGGGAGACGGAATGGTTCCCCTCCCTGCACCTCAGTCGGGCCTGGGGCGAGGATGGCAAAATACGCCTTAGCTACAGCCGCCGCCTCGATCCGATCAATCTTGGGCAATATGACCCGCAAATTCTGCGCGGGTCATTGACCTGGGCGCAGAGCGGTAATCCCGATCTGGCGCTCGTCCTCGTCAATTCGCTGGAGGCCAGCTACGACTGGGAGCACAAGGACTCGTTGTGGGGCGCGAGCTTGTTCATGCGTGAAGCCAGTAACGCTATCGAAAACGTCAACACCCTGATCGACGGCGAGGTCATCCTGTCGCGGCCGGTCAATCGCGGCCAGACCCAGTATGCCGGGTTTGACGTCAACTGGCGCTTTCCGGTCAAGCGTCTGCCGGGCAAGGGGCGCTGGAGCCAGAGCGGCAGCGCTAGCTTCACCCGCAACCGTTCGGAAGCCATTGAGGCGGGCGGGCCGCGCGAGGCGACCTTCTGGATGGTCAAACCGATGCTGCAATATGATGGCCCCAAGCGCGCGGGCCTGAGCGGCGATCAGTATCAGTTCTCGGCGACCGTGATGCAAAATCGGGGCTTACAGTCGCGTTCGGGTGTCAACTGGAGCACCGAGATCAGTTGGTCGCATCCGCTAAACAAAAAACTGACCCTTGTGGCGACAGGCACCAACCTGCTGGGCCCTCAGTCCAATGAAAGCCGCACGGTGACGGCGCGCTACCGCACACAGGCCGAGCAATTCTATTATGGTCGGGCGGTAAAGCTGGCGCTGAACTACAAATTCGGGAATTAA
- a CDS encoding gamma carbonic anhydrase family protein — protein MTVFALDGVSPTLGEGVWIAPSAQVIGDVRLGDGASVWFNAVLRADNEPMMIGARSNIQDGSVLHSDPGSPLRIGEGVTVGHKAMLHGCTVGDNSLIGINAVVLNRAVIGRNSIVGSGALVPEGKVFPDGVLLIGSPARVARELTEDQIARLTLSADHYVWNAQRFAKGLTPL, from the coding sequence ATGACGGTTTTTGCTTTGGACGGCGTTTCGCCAACGCTGGGCGAAGGCGTTTGGATCGCGCCTTCGGCGCAGGTGATCGGTGATGTGCGCCTGGGGGACGGCGCTAGCGTATGGTTCAACGCCGTACTGCGCGCCGATAACGAGCCCATGATGATCGGGGCGCGCAGCAATATTCAGGACGGATCGGTGCTGCATTCCGACCCCGGATCACCCCTGAGGATCGGCGAGGGGGTGACAGTCGGGCACAAGGCCATGCTGCACGGTTGCACGGTCGGCGACAACAGCCTGATCGGCATCAATGCGGTGGTGCTCAATCGCGCGGTGATCGGCCGGAACTCGATCGTCGGGTCCGGGGCGCTGGTGCCGGAAGGCAAGGTCTTCCCGGATGGGGTGCTGCTGATCGGGTCTCCGGCACGGGTGGCGCGCGAACTGACCGAAGATCAGATCGCGCGGCTCACTCTGTCGGCGGATCACTATGTGTGGAATGCCCAGAGATTTGCCAAGGGCCTTACCCCTCTCTGA